The following coding sequences are from one Humulus lupulus chromosome X, drHumLupu1.1, whole genome shotgun sequence window:
- the LOC133804734 gene encoding uncharacterized protein LOC133804734 isoform X1, with product MLGKSFASPLLTYNYAPRTFFSTLDVVTGTATGNIALLNVNSRCQNGMKVSWTSCSSSSSKKWVLHSTAQIENTIVTEEDKKRWEACREALSSYKFSSEEADKILGKAFGQVHSPYWGEERRKVVPKLEIVNEILDYLRSLNLSDDDLAKVLKKFPEVLGCDLENEIKANVQILEKEWEIKGKTLRNLLLRNPRLLGYNIDCKGDCAAQCTRCWARF from the exons ACGTACATTCTTTTCGACA CTTGATGTTGTAACAGGCACAGCCACCGGAAATATTGCATTGCTCAATGTAAATAGTCGTTGTCAGAATGGAATGAAAGTCTCTTGGACAtcgtgttcttcttcttcttcaaagaaATGGGTATTGCACTCAACTGCACAGATTGAGAATACGATCGTAACCGAAGAAGATAAAAAGAGGTGGGAAGCATGCAGGGAAGCTCTGTCTAGCTATAAATTCAGCAGTGAGGAGGCAGATAAAATTCTTGGAAAAGCTTTTGGCCAGGTACACTCACCTTACTGGGGTGAAGAACGCAGAAAGGTTGTTCCAAAACTTGAAATTGTGAATGAAATATTGGACTATTTAAGAAGTTTGAACCTATCAGACGATGATCTGGCAAAGGTGCTTAAGAAATTTCCCGAGGTTCTTGGATGTGATCTTGAAAATGAGATAAAAGCCAACGTGCAGATTTTGGAGAAGGAATGGGAAATCAAAGGAAAAACTCTTCGAAACCTTCTTCTTCGAAATCCAAGACTATTGGGTTACAACATTGACTGCAAGGGAGATTGTGCGGCGCAATGCACACGATGCTGGGCTCGTTTTTAA
- the LOC133804734 gene encoding uncharacterized protein LOC133804734 isoform X2 — MHLFLLDVVTGTATGNIALLNVNSRCQNGMKVSWTSCSSSSSKKWVLHSTAQIENTIVTEEDKKRWEACREALSSYKFSSEEADKILGKAFGQVHSPYWGEERRKVVPKLEIVNEILDYLRSLNLSDDDLAKVLKKFPEVLGCDLENEIKANVQILEKEWEIKGKTLRNLLLRNPRLLGYNIDCKGDCAAQCTRCWARF, encoded by the coding sequence CTTGATGTTGTAACAGGCACAGCCACCGGAAATATTGCATTGCTCAATGTAAATAGTCGTTGTCAGAATGGAATGAAAGTCTCTTGGACAtcgtgttcttcttcttcttcaaagaaATGGGTATTGCACTCAACTGCACAGATTGAGAATACGATCGTAACCGAAGAAGATAAAAAGAGGTGGGAAGCATGCAGGGAAGCTCTGTCTAGCTATAAATTCAGCAGTGAGGAGGCAGATAAAATTCTTGGAAAAGCTTTTGGCCAGGTACACTCACCTTACTGGGGTGAAGAACGCAGAAAGGTTGTTCCAAAACTTGAAATTGTGAATGAAATATTGGACTATTTAAGAAGTTTGAACCTATCAGACGATGATCTGGCAAAGGTGCTTAAGAAATTTCCCGAGGTTCTTGGATGTGATCTTGAAAATGAGATAAAAGCCAACGTGCAGATTTTGGAGAAGGAATGGGAAATCAAAGGAAAAACTCTTCGAAACCTTCTTCTTCGAAATCCAAGACTATTGGGTTACAACATTGACTGCAAGGGAGATTGTGCGGCGCAATGCACACGATGCTGGGCTCGTTTTTAA
- the LOC133804329 gene encoding cypmaclein: MKLFLVFILATLLLTQALAEASSININAGNSLSRTVDEGSSTVVAIHKKHIPKINCNLACSKRCKKASKKKRCKRACKACCVRCHCVPPGTYGHKDVCPCYARLRTHGNKLKCP, from the exons ATGAAGCTCTTCTTGGTTTTCATTCTAGCCACTCTTCTTTTGACTCAG GCTTTGGCAGAGGCTTCGTCGATCAATATCAATGCTGGAAATTCTCTTAGCCGTACT GTTGATGAAGGAAGTAGTACTGTGGTAGCTATCCACAAAAAACATATTCCAAAAATCA ATTGCAATCTTGCATGCTCGAAGAGATGCAAGAAGGCGTCAAAGAAGAAGAGATGCAAGAGAGCTTGCAAAGCTTGTTGCGTGAGATGCCACTGCGTTCCTCCGGGCACTTACGGCCATAAGGATGTCTGTCCATGCTATGCTCGCCTCCGAACCCATGGAAACAAGCTCAAGTGCCcttga